The genomic region CACCACCTTCACCCTCTCCGCGTTTTTTGGGAGGCAAAAAGGCCTTAAGAATCTCTTCGAGCACCCGGGGGTTAAGCCCTTTTTGAAGCCCGATTACTCCCTCGATAATAAGCCGGTAATTAAGCTGTTCTTCTTGCGAGCGGAGCTCCAGTTTATTGGCGATAGGGGCAAAAAAGAGGTTTGCCATAACCGCACCATAAAGAGTGGTCAAAAGAGCAACCGCCATGGAAGGACCAATGGACTTAGGGTCATCCATGCTTGAGAGCATCTGAACAAGACCGATAAGGGTTCCAATCATTCCAAAGGCAGGGGCAAGATCCGCCATGGTCCTAAAAAGCTTTTGCCCGGTCTCGTGGCGTTCAATCATAAGAGAGACTTCTTTTGATAAGACCTCCTCAATGAACTCGGCCTCATGGCCATCCACGCAATACATAATGGCCTTCTTAAGAAAGGGATTGCTTATGGGTTGTTTTTCAAGCTTAAGCAGCCCCTCACGCCGGGCAATGTTAGCTAAATTCGTAAGTT from Thermodesulfatator atlanticus DSM 21156 harbors:
- a CDS encoding MotA/TolQ/ExbB proton channel family protein → MDLGTVIGLVLGIVLLLGSIVLGGSVGIFINIPSILVVVGGTIAGSFISFSLADVLGSIKIAMKAFFNKIDPPEEIIKELTNLANIARREGLLKLEKQPISNPFLKKAIMYCVDGHEAEFIEEVLSKEVSLMIERHETGQKLFRTMADLAPAFGMIGTLIGLVQMLSSMDDPKSIGPSMAVALLTTLYGAVMANLFFAPIANKLELRSQEEQLNYRLIIEGVIGLQKGLNPRVLEEILKAFLPPKKRGEGEGGE